From one Perca flavescens isolate YP-PL-M2 chromosome 4, PFLA_1.0, whole genome shotgun sequence genomic stretch:
- the ip6k2b gene encoding inositol hexakisphosphate kinase 2b, whose product MSPALEALMQADGTPYPGKGVMLEPFVHQVGGHSCVLRFGEQTICKPLIPREHQFYESLPPEMRKFTPQYKGVVSVSFEEDEEGNLCLIAYPLHSESGDLENKDPSADCEPKSKMLKWSNKKPSSSLLDNDNYSKDRAQHSRKEDKIVSYNREEAEVLFFSMEKSNVVPQIKHNPWTLKCHQQHLQRMKENAKHRNQYKFILLENLTWRYTVPCVLDLKMGTRQHGDDASEEKKAHHMRKCQQSTSASIGVRLCGMQVYQSDSGQLMFMNKYHGRKLTLAGFKEALYQFFHNGRCLRRELLSPVLRRLREMQAALEACESYRFYSSSLLIIYDGDPPRTPTRPRHRGGEEGDEDEPSDEEDEEEEGAFGFPRSSSAGGSASVAGGSSNSGSSRSSHSPGEASSPVVDVRMIDFAHTTCRHYGEDSVVHEGQDSGFIFGLQNLITIISQVEDHSTDWEDWSQHDLNFKHGKSS is encoded by the exons ATGAGTCCCGCTCTGGAAGCCCTCATGCAGGCCGACGGGACTCCATATCCCGGAAAAGGGGTGATGCTTGAGCCATTCGTGCACCAGGTGGGAGGCCACTCTTGTGTGCTACGATTTGGGGAACAAACAATATGCAAACCCCTCATCCCCCGGGAGCACCAGTTCTACGAGAGCCTCCCTCCAGAGATGAGGAAGTTCACCCCTCAGTATAAAG gCGTAGTGTCAGTCAGTTTTGAAGAGGATGAGGAAGGGAACCTGTGCCTCATCGCCTACCCCCTCCACAGCGAATCAGGGGACCTGGAAAACAAAGATCCCTCCGCAGACTGTGAGCCCAAGAGCAAGATGCTGAAGTGGAGTAACAAGAAACCGTCCTCGTCGCTTCTGGACAATGACAACTACAGCAAAGACAGAGCTCAACACAGCCGAAAAGAAGACAAGATCGTGAG TTATAATCGTGAGGAGGCAGAGGTTCTCTTCTTCAGCATGGAAAAAAGCAACGTGGTGCCACAGATCAAACACAACCCCTGGACTCTCAAATGTCACCAGCAGCACTTGCAGAGGATGAAAGAGAATGCAAAGCACCGTAACCAATACA AATTTATTCTTTTGGAGAACCTGACATGGCGCTACACAGTACCCTGTGTCTTAGACTTGAAGATGGGAACTCGCCAACATGGGGATGATGCATCAGAGGAGAAGAAAGCCCATCATATGCGGAAGTGTCAACAGAGCACATCTGCCTCTATTGGAGTGCGACTTTGTGGCATGCAG GTCTACCAGTCGGACTCCGGCCAGCTAATGTTTATGAACAAATACCATGGCCGTAAGCTGACTCTGGCAGGCTTCAAGGAGGCGCTCTACCAGTTCTTTCACAACGGGCGTTGCCTACGGCGAGAGCTGCTGTCTCCAGTGCTGCGCAGACTCCGGGAAATGCAAGCTGCCCTGGAGGCCTGCGAGTCGTACCGCTTCTACTCCAGCTCCCTGCTCATTATCTATGACGGAGACCCTCCCAGAACTCCTACTAGACCTAGACACCGTGGTGGGGAAGAAGGCGATGAGGATGAGCCGTCTGATGAAGAAgacgaggaagaggaaggggccTTTGGTTTCCCTCGTTCCTCCTCAGCCGGTGGCAGTGCTAGCGTGGCTGGAGGGAGCAGCAACAGTGGCAGCAGTCGCTCCTCCCACAGCCCAGGAGAGGCCAGCAGCCCCGTGGTGGACGTGCGCATGATTGACTTTGCTCACACCACCTGTCGGCACTACGGAGAGGACAGCGTGGTGCATGAAGGCCAGGACAGTGGTTTCATTTTTGGACTCCAGAACCTGATCACCATCATTTCCCAGGTGGAGGATCACAGTACTGACTGGGAGGACTGGAGCCAACATGATCTAAATTTCAAGCATGGGAAGAGCTCATGA